Proteins co-encoded in one Bacillus sp. 2205SS5-2 genomic window:
- a CDS encoding PspA/IM30 family protein has translation MANLFKRIRHTVEADLNEILDQKEQNNPIALLNQYLRDCEKEVEKTRKLVERQYLLKQEFMKELQEAQSLATKRQHQAEIAEKAGEQELHEFAQREYLVYQERSQRLEASCANASQQLDELERKYEEMKHKLKDMHIKRMELMGKENITRAHYKMNQMLDENKLEKHAIPRYEEMENYLEKLEHHVNSSFHRHTIDAKIAKLEKDLQTKESESVSS, from the coding sequence ATGGCAAACTTATTCAAACGAATTCGTCACACTGTAGAAGCGGATTTAAATGAAATTCTTGATCAAAAAGAACAAAATAACCCGATCGCGCTATTAAATCAATACTTACGTGATTGTGAAAAAGAAGTAGAAAAAACAAGAAAGCTTGTGGAAAGACAGTATCTTTTAAAACAAGAGTTTATGAAGGAGCTACAAGAAGCTCAATCATTGGCTACGAAAAGACAACATCAAGCGGAAATTGCTGAAAAGGCAGGAGAACAAGAGTTGCATGAATTTGCTCAGCGGGAATATCTTGTGTATCAAGAGCGTTCTCAACGTTTAGAGGCTTCTTGTGCTAATGCATCTCAGCAGCTAGATGAGCTTGAGCGAAAGTACGAAGAAATGAAGCATAAATTGAAAGACATGCATATAAAACGTATGGAACTAATGGGAAAAGAAAATATTACAAGAGCTCATTACAAAATGAATCAAATGCTCGATGAGAACAAGCTGGAAAAGCATGCGATTCCACGCTATGAGGAAATGGAAAATTACTTAGAAAAGCTTGAGCATCATGTCAATAGTTCTTTCCATCGTCATACAATCGATGCGAAAATTGCTAAGCTAGAAAAAGACCTACAAACGAAAGAGTCAGAATCTGTTTCTTCTTAA
- a CDS encoding lmo0954 family membrane protein gives MKKFGLAVLGIVAGIVLIANIGPMIGLAISLVILYFSFKEFMKTESTGAKVFWAVVGLIALSMTAASAPAILGVAAIYILYIVYKKWNQTKEKVVREEADPFTSFEKEWAKLKQNH, from the coding sequence ATGAAGAAATTTGGTTTAGCTGTTCTTGGGATAGTAGCAGGGATTGTGTTGATTGCCAATATCGGACCTATGATCGGATTAGCAATTAGTTTGGTGATTCTGTACTTCTCGTTTAAAGAGTTTATGAAAACGGAGTCCACAGGAGCTAAAGTTTTCTGGGCAGTCGTTGGATTAATTGCTTTAAGTATGACCGCAGCTAGTGCACCAGCAATATTAGGTGTGGCTGCAATCTACATTTTATATATTGTGTATAAAAAGTGGAATCAAACTAAAGAAAAAGTTGTTCGAGAAGAGGCGGATCCATTCACTAGTTTTGAAAAAGAATGGGCAAAGTTAAAACAAAACCACTAA